In Vanrija pseudolonga chromosome 4, complete sequence, a single window of DNA contains:
- the gcv1 gene encoding putative aminomethyltransferase, mitochondrial, translating to MLAARSSSRATVVALERLAATPATGRLVLRSLSTSAPAWADKLKRTPLYDFNVKNGGKMVPFAGWDMPLSYGDVGQVAAHKHVREKAGLFDVSHMLQHEFTGAGAQDFLISLTPTSLDKLANNTSSLSVLLNDEGGIIDDTVMTKQAEDGSKWYVVTNAGRSEEDVAHLNAKIDAWNAAHPDKPVNWKILEGYGLVALQGPKAAEVLQALTGADLSALKFGGSLFAEIGKNKVRCHIARGGYTGEDGFEVSIPPEHAVGVTEEITANPDVWLIGLGARDSLRLEAGMCLYGHDLDETISPVEGGLAWLIGKDRRTPETANFPGQSRILAELGKPGPSRRRVGFVIAGSPAREGSKIFDADGKEEIGVVTSGIPSPTLGTNVAMGYVKNGHHKKNTKVQIEVRKKLREATVTPMPFVPTKYYK from the exons atgCTCGCTgcccgctcctcctcccgcgcCACGGTGGTCgctctcgagcgcctcgccgctaCGCCCGCGACGGGCCGCCTCGTGCTCCGCTCcctctcgacctcggcccccgcTTGGGCCGACAAG CTCAAGCGCACGCCGCTGTACGACTTCAACGTCAAGAACGGCGGCAAGATGGTGCCCTTTGCCGGGTGGGACATGCCGCTGTCGTACGGCGACGTCGGTCAGG tCGCGGCCCACAAGCACGTCCGCGAGAAGGCGGGCCTGTTCGACGTCTCCCACATGCTCCAGCACGAGttcaccggcgccggcgcgcaggacttcctcatctcgctcacgccgacgtcgctcgacaagctggCGAACAACACGAGCTCGCTGTCCGTCCTGCtcaacgacgagggcggcatcatcgacgacacggtcatgaccaagcaggccgaggacgggTCCAAGTGGTACGTGGTCACCAACGCCGGCCGGTCCGAGGAGGACGTTGCGCATCTCAACGCCAAGATCGACGCGTGGAACGCCGCACACCCCGACAAGCCGGTCAACTGGAAGATCCTCGAGGGctacggcctcgtcgcgctccaggGCCCtaaggccgccgaggtgctccAGGCGCTCACGGGCGCCGACCTGTCCGCACTCAAGTTTGGCGGCTCGCTCTTTGCCGAGATCGGCAAGAACAAGGTCCGCTGCCACATTGCCCGCGGCGGATACACTGGCGAGGACGGCTTCGAGGTGTCTATCCCgcccgagcacgccgtcggcgtcaccgAGGAGATTACCGCCAACCCCGACGTCTGGCTcattggcctcggcgcgcgcgactcgctccgcctcgaggcgggcatGTGCCTCTACggccacgacctcgacgagacGATCAGCCCTGTGGAGGGTGGTCTTGCGTGGCTGATTG GCAAGGACCGCCGTACCCCCGAGACGGCCAACTTCCCCGGCCAGAGccgcatcctcgccgagctcggcaagcccggcccctcgcgccgccgcgtgggCTTTGTCATTgccggctcgccggcgcgcgagggctcCAAGATcttcgacgccgacggcaaggaggagattgGCGTCGTCACCTCTGGTATCCCCTCGCCCACGCTCGGCACAAACGTCGCCATGGGCTACGTCAAGAACGGCCACCACAAGAAGAACACAAAGGTCCAGATCGAGGTCCGCAAGAAGCTCCGCGAGGCCACTGTCACCCCCATGCCCTTCGTCCCCACCAAGTACTACAAGTAA